A stretch of Pseudomonadota bacterium DNA encodes these proteins:
- a CDS encoding molecular chaperone DnaK (heat shock protein 70; assists in folding of nascent polypeptide chains; refolding of misfolded proteins; utilizes ATPase activity to help fold; co-chaperones are DnaJ and GrpE; multiple copies in some bacteria) — protein sequence LSENEKNSHGKVLGDFTLDGIQPAPKGVPQIQVTLNLDTANMLRVTAHDVQGNRARALTVTERVRLL from the coding sequence TGCTCTCCGAGAATGAGAAGAATTCGCACGGGAAGGTGCTCGGCGACTTCACTCTAGACGGCATCCAGCCCGCGCCCAAGGGCGTGCCGCAGATACAGGTGACGCTCAACCTCGACACGGCAAACATGCTGCGCGTCACCGCCCACGACGTGCAGGGCAACCGTGCGCGTGCGCTCACCGTCACCGAGAGGGTGCGCCTACTCTGA